One part of the Solanum dulcamara chromosome 3, daSolDulc1.2, whole genome shotgun sequence genome encodes these proteins:
- the LOC129881674 gene encoding uncharacterized protein LOC129881674 isoform X1: MQILQRLFKTANETTTSISNKETVNHQKAKPSKDIVLFGICRGSSRRRGDQSSSRSKNINLFNILCRKDIGKEYFYSTIQLRRVGSYHRRQHFEYCMKMKKENLKLSHKADSTVVGNITQILPITHDSTNDHKDGAETIKGDKTKMSISKMKELLRWAAAAKTDKGTKYITRKLQIFNFRNRATLKAVADDDQLSNDSPKISFRWDAESCSTTYSAMSIPNSSTTKNHEQSIQINFASVNSTPIHIDHCPKLNWITTDSEFVVLEL; this comes from the exons ATGCAG ATCCTTCAAAGGCTTTTCAAGACTGCAAATGAGACTACCACTTCTATAAGCAACAAAGAAACTGTCAATC ATCAGAAAGCGAAACCATCAAAAGATATTGTGTTGTTTGGGATCTGTCGTGGGAGTAGTAGAAGAAGAGGTGATCAAAGCAGTTCAAGAAGCAAAAACATCAACTTATTCAATATATTGTGCAGAAAGGATATTGGGAAGGAGTATTTTTATAGCACAATTCAGTTAAGGAGAGTAGGAAGTTACCATAGGAGACAACATTTTGAATACTGCATGAAGATGAAAAAAGAGAACCTTAAACTCTCTCACAAAGCAGATTCGACAGTTGTAGGAAATATTACCCAAATTTTGCCCATTACACATGATTCAACAAATGATCATAAAGATGGTGCAGAAACAATTAAGGGAGATAAAACCAAGATGAGTATCTCTAAGATGAAAGAGCTACTAAGATGGGCTGCTGCTGCCAAAACTGACAAGGGAACCAAATACATAACCAGAAAG TTGCAGATATTCAATTTCAGGAACAGGGCAACATTGAAAGCAGTAGCAGATGATGATCAACTGAGTAATGATTCCCCCAAAATCAGCTTTAGATGGGATGCTGAAAGTTGCTCCACAACTTACTCAGCCATGTCAATACCTAACTCTTCAACTACAAAGAATCATGAACAATCCATTCAAATAAACTTTGCTTCTGTAAACTCAACTCCCATACACATAGATCATTGCCCAAAATTGAACTGGATCACCACTGATTCTGAAT TTGTGGTGCTAGAGCTATGA
- the LOC129881674 gene encoding uncharacterized protein LOC129881674 isoform X2: MQILQRLFKTANETTTSISNKETVNHQKAKPSKDIVLFGICRGSSRRRGDQSSSRSKNINLFNILCRKDIGKEYFYSTIQLRRVGSYHRRQHFEYCMKMKKENLKLSHKADSTVVGNITQILPITHDSTNDHKDGAETIKGDKTKMSISKMKELLRWAAAAKTDKGTKYITRKIFNFRNRATLKAVADDDQLSNDSPKISFRWDAESCSTTYSAMSIPNSSTTKNHEQSIQINFASVNSTPIHIDHCPKLNWITTDSEFVVLEL, encoded by the exons ATGCAG ATCCTTCAAAGGCTTTTCAAGACTGCAAATGAGACTACCACTTCTATAAGCAACAAAGAAACTGTCAATC ATCAGAAAGCGAAACCATCAAAAGATATTGTGTTGTTTGGGATCTGTCGTGGGAGTAGTAGAAGAAGAGGTGATCAAAGCAGTTCAAGAAGCAAAAACATCAACTTATTCAATATATTGTGCAGAAAGGATATTGGGAAGGAGTATTTTTATAGCACAATTCAGTTAAGGAGAGTAGGAAGTTACCATAGGAGACAACATTTTGAATACTGCATGAAGATGAAAAAAGAGAACCTTAAACTCTCTCACAAAGCAGATTCGACAGTTGTAGGAAATATTACCCAAATTTTGCCCATTACACATGATTCAACAAATGATCATAAAGATGGTGCAGAAACAATTAAGGGAGATAAAACCAAGATGAGTATCTCTAAGATGAAAGAGCTACTAAGATGGGCTGCTGCTGCCAAAACTGACAAGGGAACCAAATACATAACCAGAAAG ATATTCAATTTCAGGAACAGGGCAACATTGAAAGCAGTAGCAGATGATGATCAACTGAGTAATGATTCCCCCAAAATCAGCTTTAGATGGGATGCTGAAAGTTGCTCCACAACTTACTCAGCCATGTCAATACCTAACTCTTCAACTACAAAGAATCATGAACAATCCATTCAAATAAACTTTGCTTCTGTAAACTCAACTCCCATACACATAGATCATTGCCCAAAATTGAACTGGATCACCACTGATTCTGAAT TTGTGGTGCTAGAGCTATGA